From the genome of Callithrix jacchus isolate 240 chromosome 7, calJac240_pri, whole genome shotgun sequence, one region includes:
- the FCN3 gene encoding ficolin-3, whose protein sequence is MGLLRILLSLWLLLLGGPACLKTQDHPSCPGPRELEASKVVLLPSCPGAPGSPGEKGAPGPQGQPGPPGKMGPKGEPGDPANLLRCQEGPRNCRELLSQGATLSGWYHLCLPGGRALRVFCDMDTEGGGWLVFQRRQDGSVDFFRSWSSYKAGFGKQESEFWLGNENLHLLTLQGTWELRVELEDFNSNRTFAQYATFRLLGEVDHYQLVLGKFSGGTAGDSLSFHSGKPFTTYDADHDSSGSNCAVIVHGAWWYGSCYQSNLNGRYAMSEAAAQKYGIDWASGRGVGHPYRRVWMMLR, encoded by the exons ATGGGCCTACTACGGATCCTGCTCTCTCTGTGGCTCCTCCTGCTTGGGGGGCCTGCCTGCCTAAAGACCCAGGACCACCCCAGCTGTCCAG GACCCAGGGAACTGGAAGCCAGCAAAGTTGTCCTTCTGCCCAGTTGtcctggagctccaggaagtcctGGGGAGAAGGGGGCCCCAGGTCCTCAAG GACAACCTGGACCACCTGGCAAGATGGGCCCCAAGGGTGAGCCAG GAGATCCAGCAAACCTGCTCCGGTGCCAGGAAG GCCCCAGAAACTGCCGGGAGCTGTTGAGCCAGGGTGCCACCTTGAGTGGCTGGTACCATCTGTGCCTACCTGGGGGCAGGGCCCTCCGAGTCTTTTGTGACATGGACACTGAGGGGGGAGGCTGGCTG GTGTTTCAGAGGCGCCAGGATGGTTCTGTGGATTTCTTCCGCTCTTGGTCCTCCTACAAAGCAGGTTTTGGGAAGCAGGAGTCTGAATTTTGGCTGGGAAATGAGAATTTGCACCTGCTTACTCTCCAGG GTACCTGGGAGCTTCGGGTAGAGCTGGAAGACTTTAATAGCAACCGTACTTTCGCCCAGTATGCGACATTCCGCCTCCTCGGGGAGGTAGACCACTACCAGCTGGTACTGGGCAAGTTTTCAGGGGGCACTGCAG GGGATTCCCTGAGCTTCCATAGCGGGAAGCCCTTCACCACCTACGACGCTGACCACGATTCGAGTGGGAGCAACTGTGCAGTGATTGTCCATGGTGCCTGGTGGTATGGATCCTGTTATCAATCCAATCTCAATGGTCGCTATGCAATGTCTGAGGCTGCTGCCCAGAAATATGGCATTGACTGGGCCTCAGGCCGTGGTGTGGGCCACCCCTACCGCCGGGTTTGGATGATGCTTCGATAG